Within Raineyella sp. W15-4, the genomic segment GCGATCACGCGGGTCGGCGGGCGACAGGGAACGCCGGTCGCCGCGATCGGGCATCACGGAGCGGCGCGGGAGCGGTACTTTTCTCCCGGGAGGTGAACGCGGTGCAACTACTGCTGATGACCACGCGCAGCGACACGGAGAGCGTGCTGCCCTCCCTGGCCCTGCTGCCGCACCAGGTCGCCCTGGCGCCACTGGACGCGGCGGTCCTCCTGCACGCCCAGCTGCCGGACGTGATCCTGGTGGACGCGACCACGGCACTGACCGCCGCCCGGGCGCTGACCCGCGTCATCGGGACCAGCGGCAAGCACGCGCCGATCCTGCTGGTCTCCGGCGAGGGCGGGCTGCCCGCACTGTCCACCGACTGGGGATTCGACGACTTCGTGCTGGCCAGCGCCGGTCCGGCCGAGCTGGAGGCGCGGCTGCGGCTGGTCACCTCGCCGGTCGGTCGCGACGAGGTGATCTCCGCCGGCAGCGTGACCATCGACGAGGCCAGCTACGCGGCGGCGGTCAACGGCCAGCCGCTCGACCTCACCTACACCGAGTTCGAGCTGCTCAAGTACCTGTTGCAGCACCCGGGGCGGGTGTTCAGCCGCGAGCAGCTCCTCGCCGATGTCTGGGGCTACGACTACTTCGGCGGTACCCGTACGGTCGACGTCCACGTCCGGCGACTGCGGGCGAAGCTCGGCCCCGAGCACGAGGGCATCATCGGCACCGTCCGCAACGTCGGCTACCGGCTGGTCCCCGAGGGCGGCAACTGAGCCCGTGCTGGACCACCCCGCAGCGGGTGGTTACCGTGGGCCCCATGCGCTACGAGCCGGAGCTCCTCGACGATCTGGATGCCACCCAACGGACCCTGGTCCTGGCCCTCACCGCCGAGGTGGCCGCCGTCGACGGGCAGGACCCGCTCAACGAGGCGGCCCGGATGAGCCTCGAGCCCGGCGCGCACACCGCGCGACACATCCTGCTGGACGGCCCGGCCGGCCCGGAGGCGTACGCCAACCTGCTGCCCACCGGCGACCTGGAGACGATCCAGCTCGCGGTGGCGCCCGAGGCGCGGTTCACCGGGCTCGGGTCAGCGGTCCTCGCGGCGGCTCTCGCCGCCGTCCCGGAGGGTGCCACCGCGGCGATCTGGTCCTTCGGTGACCTACCCGCCGCCCGGGGCTTCGCCCGGGCCCACGACCTGCGGCCGGCCCGCGAACTGCTGGTGATGGAGACCTCGCTGGACGAGATCCCGCCGGCCCGGCTCCCGGCGGGGGTGACCGTCCGCGGGTTCCGGTCCACCGACGAGGCCGCGCTGCTCGACGTCAACGCCCGGGCCTTCGCCCACCATCCCGAGCAGGGCGCCATGGACGCCGCCGACTTCGCTGCCCGGACGGCCGAACCGTGGTACCGCCCCGAGGACCTCCTGGTCGCCGACCACGCCGGGCGCCTGGTCGGCTTCCACTGGACCAAGCGGCACGACAGCGCGTTGTGGGAGGTGTACGTGATCGCCGTCGATCCCACCGCCCACGGCGGCGGCATCGGCAAGGCGTTGCTCCGCGCCGGGCTGCGCCACATGGCCGACGAGGGCGGGCGGCGGGTGCGGCTGTACGTCGAGGGCGACCAGGAGACGGCGGTCGGGCTCTACCGGGCGCACGGCTTCCGGACCGTCCACACCGACGTCATGTACGTCACCGGGTGACCGCGGGTACGTCGCGGGGTGACCGCTCACCCCGCCGACGAGGTCGAGCACCGGGCCCTACTATGGACCCGCCCGCCCGCCGCCCGGTCGGTGCGTCACCTCGAGACAGGTCCCACCACCCATGACCACTCCGAGCCCGAGTCCGGTGCTGGCCGCCGGCGCCGTCGTGCTCCGTCCGTCACCCACCGCCGAGGACACCACCGAGGTCCTCGTTGTCCACCGCCCACGCTACGACGACTGGTCCCTGCCGAAGGGTCACGTGGATCCCGGGGAGCAGTTGCCGGTGACGGCCGTCCGGGAGGTCCGCGAGGAGACCGGCTGGGTGATCCGGCTCGGCGCCCGGCTCGACACCACCGCCTACCCGGTCAACGGACATCCCAAGGAGGTCCACTGGTGGGTGGGCACCCCGGTGGCGGACAGTGGTCTGGACACCGACGCCGAGACCGACGAGGTGCGCTGGCTGACGGTCGACGCGGCGGTCGGCCTGTTGACCTTCGATTCGGACCGGCAGCTGGTCCGTCAGGCGCTCGACCGCCGGTCGCTGGTGCCGTTCGTCCTGGTCCGGCACGGCAAGGCCCTCTCCCGGACCAAGTGGAGCCGGGAGGACCGGCGTCGTCCGCTCACCGCCCGCGGCGAGCGTCAGGCCATCGCCCTCGTCCCGCTGCTCAACGCCTTCGGGATCGGCCGGGTGCACAGTTCCGAGGCGGTGCGCTGCCGGGACACCCTGGCCCCCTATGCCGAGGCCGCCGGCCTGCAGCTGACCGCCCACGCCTCCCTGGACGAGGAGGCGGCGCAGACCGCCCCTGACCGGGCCGCCGCCCGCACCCGTACGCTCGCCGCCGAGG encodes:
- a CDS encoding response regulator transcription factor, producing the protein MTTRSDTESVLPSLALLPHQVALAPLDAAVLLHAQLPDVILVDATTALTAARALTRVIGTSGKHAPILLVSGEGGLPALSTDWGFDDFVLASAGPAELEARLRLVTSPVGRDEVISAGSVTIDEASYAAAVNGQPLDLTYTEFELLKYLLQHPGRVFSREQLLADVWGYDYFGGTRTVDVHVRRLRAKLGPEHEGIIGTVRNVGYRLVPEGGN
- the mshD gene encoding mycothiol synthase, translating into MRYEPELLDDLDATQRTLVLALTAEVAAVDGQDPLNEAARMSLEPGAHTARHILLDGPAGPEAYANLLPTGDLETIQLAVAPEARFTGLGSAVLAAALAAVPEGATAAIWSFGDLPAARGFARAHDLRPARELLVMETSLDEIPPARLPAGVTVRGFRSTDEAALLDVNARAFAHHPEQGAMDAADFAARTAEPWYRPEDLLVADHAGRLVGFHWTKRHDSALWEVYVIAVDPTAHGGGIGKALLRAGLRHMADEGGRRVRLYVEGDQETAVGLYRAHGFRTVHTDVMYVTG
- a CDS encoding NUDIX hydrolase; this translates as MTTPSPSPVLAAGAVVLRPSPTAEDTTEVLVVHRPRYDDWSLPKGHVDPGEQLPVTAVREVREETGWVIRLGARLDTTAYPVNGHPKEVHWWVGTPVADSGLDTDAETDEVRWLTVDAAVGLLTFDSDRQLVRQALDRRSLVPFVLVRHGKALSRTKWSREDRRRPLTARGERQAIALVPLLNAFGIGRVHSSEAVRCRDTLAPYAEAAGLQLTAHASLDEEAAQTAPDRAAARTRTLAAEAATTGVPTAVCGHRPVLPFMLAALGVADRPFGTADALVTYVNADGTSGSDPDHFPGAEED